One window of the Candidatus Jettenia sp. genome contains the following:
- a CDS encoding dihydroorotate dehydrogenase electron transfer subunit, with protein MIEQPIMVKICDIREESPNVKTFFFERKMHFNPGQFVMVWIPLLDEKPFTISYIQENLLGISVLKKGPFTKMFHSKKVGDCIGIRGPYGKGFNLQINSCVVGGGIGMAPLATVIDALPDVTIIQGARNSSEILYQKRFRNMRLCTEDGTMGFKGTTVDLLGEIIKKQHFRKVYACGPEPMLYKVVELCKKYDINCEVSLDRYMKCGFGVCGQCDCSGQRVCVDGPVFTTSELNKMEDFGKITITKTGERVVIDKRIIE; from the coding sequence ATGATTGAGCAACCAATTATGGTAAAGATTTGCGATATCCGGGAAGAATCCCCGAATGTTAAAACATTCTTTTTTGAACGAAAGATGCATTTCAATCCGGGACAGTTTGTTATGGTATGGATACCTCTTTTAGATGAAAAGCCCTTTACCATATCCTACATTCAAGAAAACCTTCTGGGTATTTCTGTGCTAAAAAAGGGTCCGTTTACCAAGATGTTTCATAGTAAAAAGGTAGGGGACTGTATTGGTATACGCGGTCCTTATGGTAAAGGATTCAATTTGCAAATAAATTCGTGTGTTGTAGGGGGAGGGATAGGGATGGCACCTTTGGCAACTGTTATTGATGCATTACCTGATGTAACCATTATACAGGGGGCGAGAAATTCCTCAGAGATACTCTATCAAAAACGCTTCAGGAATATGAGATTATGTACCGAAGATGGCACTATGGGATTCAAGGGAACAACAGTTGATCTTCTTGGTGAAATAATAAAAAAACAGCATTTTCGAAAGGTGTATGCGTGTGGCCCTGAGCCGATGTTGTACAAGGTGGTTGAATTATGCAAAAAGTATGATATTAATTGCGAAGTATCTCTTGACCGATACATGAAATGCGGTTTTGGTGTATGTGGCCAGTGCGATTGCAGTGGTCAACGAGTCTGCGTTGATGGTCCTGTCTTTACTACCAGTGAATTAAATAAAATGGAAGATTTTGGGAAGATTACTATAACAAAGACCGGAGAAAGGGTTGTTATTGATAAGCGAATAATAGAGTAG
- a CDS encoding multicopper oxidase domain-containing protein, which produces MSRKLWAYPTTVLVCLLFWFRYGYAEISCLVGKDGVLNLEMEARSVDLELRPGVFFGAWGYCIKGEKPTVPGPTIKVKEGTKVRIHFTNKLTVPSSIHPHGVKYTVASDGAHIAGNLASIVDPGYSGTFEWDTSGTPGTWFYHPHVFEMGGEEGVSRGLWGSLIVEPEDGDPDPPDKEFVVFMHTFLLQGKEYEAFNDKSGDVEFMNGDRSAFPGLVWQAKMGEKVRFHLINSSGEMHTFHTHGHRWMDKASGQLVDNISLAPFTSYVLDFVAGEGVGPGNWAFHCHDNEHMMNGMFGIFVVEDETKRPKTEIVPPVLKGPPGSFTYPDPELKKMFEDFVGLSQGDGPWGEFYKPIPFYIYFNPARHYFPTDSNDYKKLLEKYRYDECVECHEEATPGIVAQWKMSNHANPKKNAEVAAETQEIEELIGKELNNWKPGTKDGVYCSYCHGKDHESLFMPTADNSCGICHPNQAKEFARGRDYGKPSHPHSWEGGLSTPWYVENYRRNQGFSMIGCDQCHQNMSSCDDCHGRHLFSAAEARRPEVCSGCHLGPDHPDWESYIHSRWGIAYEISGEKWNWEKKLSEVIPGKDYPTPTCQYCHMYVGNGRWEMNVETKGIWRMGVTPPKEVEFKSSLKDFPYGVKIPPMDKKLEIYSPESLEKRRYWIELCAKCHGSRFSKMWLDSMDQYMFESWKRIDEAQFIVEELFAGDMVKPSPEERPPFPLSDLMVKILGPEKLGSEVYNLLKKTNGHLPVVGPILGAYAIFTEKDGNPSGVEREYVEMWFWKHLQGYKGVAHAQQDISWWLGSSQTMGKLTHIQDEAMKLKRLKALEDAVKNK; this is translated from the coding sequence ATGTCTCGTAAATTATGGGCTTACCCGACAACAGTTCTTGTATGTCTTCTTTTCTGGTTTCGGTATGGATACGCTGAAATTTCCTGTCTTGTAGGGAAAGATGGAGTTCTTAATCTTGAGATGGAGGCGAGGTCTGTTGATCTGGAACTCAGGCCGGGGGTATTCTTTGGTGCATGGGGGTACTGTATAAAAGGAGAAAAACCGACCGTGCCTGGTCCCACCATCAAAGTGAAAGAAGGAACGAAGGTCAGAATCCACTTCACGAATAAACTTACCGTCCCTTCATCTATCCATCCTCATGGGGTAAAGTACACGGTTGCCAGTGATGGCGCTCATATAGCAGGAAATCTGGCTAGTATCGTAGATCCCGGATATTCAGGGACGTTTGAGTGGGATACCTCTGGTACGCCGGGAACCTGGTTTTATCACCCTCATGTCTTTGAGATGGGAGGCGAAGAGGGGGTATCCAGAGGATTATGGGGATCTCTCATTGTGGAACCAGAGGATGGCGATCCAGACCCCCCTGATAAAGAGTTTGTAGTCTTCATGCATACGTTTCTTTTACAGGGAAAGGAATATGAGGCCTTTAACGATAAGTCCGGAGATGTGGAATTTATGAACGGAGACCGTTCTGCCTTTCCCGGATTGGTATGGCAGGCAAAGATGGGTGAAAAGGTAAGATTTCATCTCATAAATTCTTCCGGAGAGATGCACACCTTTCATACTCATGGTCATCGCTGGATGGATAAAGCGAGTGGACAGCTTGTTGATAACATATCATTAGCGCCTTTTACTTCGTATGTCCTGGATTTTGTTGCCGGAGAGGGTGTCGGACCCGGTAACTGGGCGTTCCACTGCCATGATAATGAGCATATGATGAATGGGATGTTTGGAATTTTTGTGGTGGAAGATGAAACAAAAAGACCTAAAACGGAAATAGTTCCCCCTGTGCTTAAAGGCCCTCCAGGCTCTTTTACGTATCCGGATCCGGAGCTTAAGAAGATGTTTGAGGATTTTGTAGGTTTGTCTCAGGGCGATGGTCCATGGGGAGAATTTTATAAACCGATTCCCTTTTATATCTACTTTAATCCAGCAAGGCATTATTTCCCAACTGACAGTAATGATTATAAAAAGCTTTTAGAGAAATACCGGTACGATGAGTGCGTGGAATGTCATGAAGAAGCTACTCCCGGTATTGTAGCGCAATGGAAGATGTCCAATCATGCAAATCCTAAGAAGAATGCAGAGGTTGCTGCAGAGACACAGGAGATTGAGGAGCTTATTGGTAAGGAGTTAAACAACTGGAAACCAGGGACCAAAGATGGCGTTTATTGTTCCTATTGTCACGGCAAAGATCATGAAAGCTTGTTTATGCCTACAGCAGATAACTCATGTGGTATATGTCATCCAAACCAGGCAAAGGAGTTTGCCAGAGGCAGAGATTACGGTAAGCCAAGTCATCCTCATAGTTGGGAAGGAGGTTTGTCAACGCCGTGGTATGTCGAGAATTACCGGCGCAATCAGGGTTTTTCTATGATTGGATGCGATCAGTGTCATCAGAATATGTCATCATGTGATGACTGTCATGGTCGTCATCTCTTTTCGGCTGCCGAAGCGCGCCGTCCGGAGGTATGTTCAGGCTGTCATTTAGGACCTGATCATCCTGACTGGGAGAGTTATATACATTCCAGATGGGGAATTGCTTATGAGATTTCCGGGGAGAAGTGGAACTGGGAAAAGAAACTCTCTGAGGTGATTCCCGGCAAAGATTATCCTACCCCGACATGTCAATACTGTCATATGTATGTAGGTAACGGCCGATGGGAAATGAACGTGGAGACCAAAGGTATATGGCGTATGGGGGTCACTCCACCAAAAGAAGTGGAGTTTAAATCAAGTCTAAAGGATTTTCCCTATGGTGTAAAAATACCGCCGATGGATAAGAAGCTTGAAATTTATTCCCCGGAAAGCCTTGAGAAACGGCGCTATTGGATAGAACTTTGTGCAAAATGTCATGGCAGCCGATTTTCAAAGATGTGGCTGGATTCTATGGATCAATATATGTTTGAGTCATGGAAACGGATAGATGAGGCACAGTTCATCGTAGAAGAGCTTTTTGCCGGGGATATGGTTAAGCCATCGCCGGAAGAAAGACCTCCCTTTCCCTTGAGTGACTTAATGGTCAAGATACTCGGTCCTGAAAAATTAGGATCGGAAGTTTATAATCTCTTGAAAAAAACCAATGGTCACTTGCCAGTTGTAGGACCAATTCTTGGCGCCTATGCTATATTCACTGAAAAGGATGGAAATCCAAGCGGTGTGGAAAGGGAATATGTAGAGATGTGGTTTTGGAAACATTTGCAGGGGTACAAAGGGGTAGCCCATGCCCAGCAGGATATAAGTTGGTGGTTGGGCAGTTCGCAAACTATGGGCAAACTCACACATATTCAGGACGAGGCAATGAAGCTAAAGCGATTGAAGGCACTTGAGGATGCCGTGAAAAATAAGTGA
- a CDS encoding TlpA family protein disulfide reductase — protein sequence MSSISHLKRASVLLILFMVLFLPTVSYARDIKGITSTQLKEIIKSKSDKVVAVIFWETQCKVCQEHLSALNDIYKEHKKENLEILGVVLDEAGKETKDLIEAKGVAFPIFKAGDKEEMSYIYKIRKIPTIYYYKNGELEYHKEEGYAEPDHIDKDIHKLLGKS from the coding sequence ATGTCTAGTATTTCCCATCTAAAAAGAGCATCAGTACTTCTTATTTTATTTATGGTCTTATTTTTACCAACGGTTTCCTATGCACGTGATATCAAGGGTATAACCTCTACACAATTGAAAGAGATTATTAAATCAAAAAGCGATAAGGTCGTGGCGGTAATTTTCTGGGAAACACAATGCAAGGTTTGCCAGGAGCACCTCTCTGCACTGAATGATATTTATAAGGAACACAAAAAGGAGAATTTAGAAATACTAGGTGTTGTACTTGATGAGGCAGGAAAAGAGACAAAGGATCTTATTGAAGCAAAAGGGGTTGCATTCCCCATTTTTAAAGCTGGAGATAAAGAAGAGATGAGCTATATTTATAAAATCAGAAAGATTCCCACGATATATTACTATAAAAACGGAGAACTCGAATATCATAAAGAAGAGGGATATGCCGAACCGGATCATATAGATAAAGATATACATAAATTACTGGGAAAGAGCTAA
- a CDS encoding multicopper oxidase domain-containing protein, with product MERRYKKIVWGMGAIALLNGLVFFTHTVVAHAVDIISNVAKDPTDIPVRISRFCPKTVTVNLIAKEVVADLAPGKKFWFWTFAQKKGDTVGPATVPGPMIRVMEGDTVVINLTNDLHNEEPHNLDFHAGFGAMLMDIEPGETDTLTFKAMRKGAYIYHCGAEGMPWEHVAYGMYGLIVVEPRGGLPKVDKEFYIGQGEWYLKQGIEDHPNIPGYSLNEKKALAEHPDYFTFNGHTQALMDPSIYGNAITVNQGDKVRLFFVAGGPNIGSNFHIIGQIFDKFYSGHHLDFIRNEETAYVPPGSAAVFEFKALATGDFSIVDHALFRVPKGAGGLLHVK from the coding sequence ATGGAACGGCGATATAAGAAAATTGTATGGGGAATGGGAGCTATTGCTCTTCTCAATGGATTGGTATTCTTTACCCATACCGTTGTAGCACATGCCGTGGATATTATTAGCAACGTTGCCAAGGACCCTACTGATATTCCAGTCCGTATATCGAGGTTCTGCCCGAAGACTGTAACGGTAAATTTGATTGCCAAGGAGGTTGTTGCTGATCTTGCCCCCGGAAAGAAATTCTGGTTCTGGACTTTTGCACAAAAAAAAGGAGATACCGTAGGACCAGCAACTGTTCCGGGTCCTATGATACGAGTTATGGAAGGCGATACGGTAGTCATTAATCTAACGAATGACTTACATAACGAAGAACCACATAATCTTGATTTCCATGCCGGTTTTGGCGCCATGTTAATGGATATTGAGCCTGGGGAGACTGATACCTTAACGTTCAAGGCGATGCGAAAAGGGGCATATATCTACCATTGCGGTGCTGAGGGAATGCCATGGGAGCATGTAGCCTATGGGATGTACGGCCTGATTGTTGTCGAACCAAGGGGAGGTCTCCCAAAGGTCGATAAGGAATTCTATATCGGGCAGGGTGAATGGTATCTCAAGCAAGGCATCGAAGATCATCCAAACATCCCTGGTTATTCTCTTAATGAGAAGAAGGCGCTGGCTGAGCATCCCGATTATTTTACCTTTAATGGTCATACACAGGCGCTTATGGATCCATCAATATACGGCAACGCAATAACCGTGAATCAGGGTGATAAAGTTCGCCTCTTTTTTGTCGCTGGCGGTCCAAATATTGGATCAAATTTCCATATTATTGGTCAGATCTTCGATAAGTTTTATTCTGGCCACCACCTCGATTTTATAAGAAATGAGGAAACGGCTTACGTTCCTCCCGGATCTGCCGCAGTATTTGAGTTTAAGGCATTAGCGACTGGCGATTTTTCTATTGTTGACCATGCCCTGTTCAGGGTACCAAAGGGGGCTGGAGGTTTGCTCCACGTAAAATAA
- a CDS encoding heavy metal translocating P-type ATPase — MRYRVIHELPQRVKICLSLPKRHIPDNSRIEGLFSHIEGVHKVSFHYRTGSLLIHHNGGRNVRDTVLKTIHETPIPFERKEKAKHAMLERKKKIVVLAGALFIMRPVIPPVLAPLITLYGAMPILKKGLKAVMNRRLNVDALDSTAIGISLIRRDYLAASIITFFLKVGDYLEERIRQKSRESLASMFRWRDDWAWVKRNGWEIRIHVKEVMAGDLVVVRAGSNIPVDGMVAEGVALVNQSSITGEPFPVPKNAGLMVYAGTVLEEGSLIIQAIRVGDETRVSKVIKVIEESEGLKADVQNYAERLANRIVPYSFLLSGVTYLLTTNPLKAISVLLIDYSCALKLSTPLTIMSAMIAASRRGILIKGGKFVEKLADANVFVFDKTGTLTEAKPKVFDLLPFHGFSREYLLKNVACVEEHFPHPVATAVVKKAEEEGIVHEEKHAEVEYILAHGIASKIKGQRILVGSKHFIHEDNRIHVECEEPVIKDFVDKGYSLLYVAMENELAGIIAIEDRIRADSHMFLNMLKDLGIERIIMLTGDHEAAARNVAEKLGIDEYYAQVLPEGKTTVVRDLKSKGYVVAMVGDGINDSPAISLADVGISMKHGADIAKATCDILLLERGLDGIIEARKVAQDAMSRIQRNFRYIIGINTALIGLGIGGMISPVFSALAHNATTVIVAARTLRPYTYK, encoded by the coding sequence ATGCGTTATAGAGTTATCCATGAACTCCCTCAAAGGGTAAAGATATGCCTCTCTCTGCCTAAAAGGCATATTCCCGATAATTCCCGAATAGAGGGACTATTTTCACATATTGAGGGAGTTCATAAGGTATCCTTTCATTACCGAACGGGAAGTCTGCTTATACATCACAATGGCGGCAGGAATGTAAGGGATACCGTGTTGAAGACAATACATGAAACACCTATACCCTTTGAGAGAAAAGAGAAGGCAAAGCATGCTATGCTTGAACGGAAAAAAAAGATTGTAGTATTGGCGGGGGCTCTCTTCATCATGAGGCCTGTTATACCGCCCGTACTAGCGCCGTTAATCACTTTGTATGGTGCCATGCCTATCTTGAAAAAAGGCCTCAAAGCAGTCATGAACAGGCGCTTAAATGTAGATGCCCTTGATTCTACAGCTATTGGCATATCATTAATCCGAAGGGATTATCTTGCTGCAAGTATTATCACCTTCTTTTTGAAGGTTGGCGATTATCTTGAAGAACGGATACGGCAAAAATCAAGGGAGAGCCTTGCAAGCATGTTCAGATGGCGGGACGATTGGGCATGGGTAAAGAGGAACGGCTGGGAAATAAGGATTCATGTAAAAGAGGTAATGGCAGGCGATCTTGTCGTTGTAAGGGCAGGGAGTAATATTCCTGTGGATGGCATGGTTGCGGAGGGTGTGGCGCTGGTAAATCAATCATCGATCACCGGTGAGCCATTTCCTGTCCCTAAAAATGCAGGATTGATGGTTTACGCAGGTACTGTACTGGAAGAAGGTTCTTTGATAATACAAGCCATACGAGTTGGTGATGAAACAAGGGTTTCTAAAGTAATTAAGGTGATTGAGGAATCAGAGGGTCTAAAAGCGGATGTGCAAAACTATGCAGAAAGGCTTGCAAACAGGATAGTTCCTTATAGTTTCCTACTGAGTGGAGTAACCTATCTCCTTACCACGAACCCATTAAAGGCGATTTCAGTACTGCTGATAGATTACTCATGCGCCCTGAAATTATCAACGCCGTTAACGATTATGTCCGCAATGATAGCTGCATCGAGGCGAGGTATTCTCATAAAAGGCGGTAAATTTGTAGAAAAACTAGCAGATGCAAATGTCTTTGTTTTTGATAAAACAGGAACCCTTACCGAGGCAAAACCAAAGGTTTTTGATCTTCTCCCCTTTCACGGTTTCAGCCGGGAATATCTATTAAAAAACGTAGCATGCGTGGAAGAACATTTTCCCCATCCGGTAGCTACTGCTGTGGTTAAAAAGGCAGAAGAAGAAGGTATTGTCCATGAGGAGAAACATGCGGAAGTAGAGTATATCCTTGCTCATGGTATTGCATCGAAGATTAAAGGACAAAGGATACTGGTAGGAAGTAAACACTTTATACACGAAGACAATAGGATTCATGTGGAATGTGAAGAACCTGTAATAAAAGATTTTGTGGATAAGGGATATTCATTGCTTTATGTAGCTATGGAAAATGAGCTTGCAGGTATCATAGCTATTGAAGACCGTATACGAGCAGACTCGCACATGTTTCTCAATATGCTCAAGGATTTGGGGATAGAACGGATCATTATGCTTACCGGTGACCATGAGGCTGCTGCACGAAATGTGGCAGAAAAACTTGGAATAGATGAATACTATGCACAAGTCCTTCCTGAAGGAAAGACAACAGTAGTGAGAGACCTAAAAAGTAAAGGTTATGTAGTTGCAATGGTTGGAGACGGCATCAATGACTCCCCCGCTATTTCCCTTGCAGATGTTGGTATATCTATGAAGCATGGTGCAGATATTGCAAAGGCGACATGCGATATCTTGCTCCTGGAGAGGGGACTTGATGGAATTATCGAGGCAAGGAAGGTCGCTCAGGATGCCATGTCTCGTATTCAAAGGAATTTTCGATATATTATAGGAATCAATACGGCCCTGATAGGGCTTGGCATAGGAGGAATGATAAGCCCTGTCTTTTCAGCCCTTGCCCATAACGCCACAACAGTTATTGTAGCTGCTCGTACACTGAGACCCTATACATATAAGTGA
- a CDS encoding FAD-dependent oxidoreductase — protein sequence MKRKILVLGGGSCGLSAAWELSKYGHDVTVVEKEPMVGGLCITNEYKGYRFDLGGHRFISRNEELVHDIRKMMGDELLVSNRKSVILLKEKAFHYPLSIKDIFLKMDVWTNLKVLTTYIMAAFLKIVFRKKDASFEDWIVNRFGRTLYTLFFGPYTEKLWGTSPKRISSDWASQRISLLDLKDVFFRLLRLKKDTPRTFAQTYFYPKKGIGQIFDMMSEEIKKKSGKIVLSAKVSHIRVHNNHIEGIHYLQHGSMKTINCDSIISTIPLPDLIHAFPRHLAKDVLCHADALKFRAVRFVNILVDLPNISENTWMYVSEGKYIMTRIQEPKRRSIFNAPEGKTSVLLEIPCNEHDEIWNCSKEDLLQRCIRDLNELGIDIQDKIIDYFTTRVTHGYPVYSHDYGIHRLEIFSFLDAYENIVTCGRQGTFRYLFMDTAMEMGIAAAQNLMLDNVDEREKVQFMRSGDELIEVSSITT from the coding sequence TTGAAAAGAAAAATATTGGTGCTTGGTGGTGGATCTTGTGGCCTATCCGCTGCATGGGAATTATCTAAATACGGACACGACGTCACCGTAGTTGAAAAAGAACCAATGGTAGGAGGGCTATGTATCACGAATGAATACAAGGGTTACCGATTTGATCTTGGCGGTCATCGTTTTATTTCCCGGAATGAAGAGCTTGTTCATGATATTCGTAAGATGATGGGTGATGAACTCCTGGTATCGAATAGAAAAAGTGTAATCTTACTAAAAGAAAAGGCTTTTCATTATCCATTATCAATAAAAGATATTTTTCTCAAGATGGATGTCTGGACGAACCTTAAGGTACTTACAACGTATATCATGGCGGCCTTTTTAAAGATTGTTTTCCGGAAAAAAGATGCCTCTTTTGAGGATTGGATTGTCAACCGCTTTGGAAGAACTCTGTATACTCTGTTTTTTGGCCCTTATACCGAAAAGTTATGGGGTACCTCACCAAAACGTATTTCATCAGATTGGGCATCTCAAAGAATTTCACTTCTGGATCTCAAAGATGTATTTTTTCGTCTCCTTAGGTTAAAAAAGGACACACCCCGGACCTTTGCCCAAACCTATTTTTATCCTAAAAAGGGTATAGGTCAGATATTTGATATGATGAGCGAAGAGATTAAGAAAAAAAGTGGAAAAATTGTTCTGAGCGCAAAGGTTTCTCATATAAGAGTGCATAATAATCATATCGAAGGTATACATTACCTGCAGCATGGGAGTATGAAGACGATTAATTGTGACTCTATTATTTCGACCATACCCCTGCCAGATCTTATCCATGCTTTTCCTCGCCATCTTGCGAAAGATGTTTTGTGTCATGCAGATGCCTTAAAGTTCCGTGCAGTTCGTTTTGTAAATATCTTAGTGGATCTCCCCAATATTAGTGAAAATACCTGGATGTATGTTTCTGAGGGTAAATATATCATGACGCGTATCCAGGAGCCAAAACGGAGAAGTATCTTTAACGCACCGGAAGGAAAGACTTCCGTTCTTTTGGAAATTCCCTGTAATGAGCATGATGAAATATGGAATTGTTCAAAAGAAGATTTATTACAACGCTGTATAAGAGATTTAAACGAGCTAGGTATTGATATACAAGATAAGATTATAGATTATTTTACAACAAGGGTAACTCATGGCTATCCTGTTTATAGTCACGATTATGGAATACACCGGCTGGAGATTTTTAGCTTTCTCGATGCCTATGAAAATATAGTTACATGCGGTAGACAAGGCACATTTCGGTATCTTTTTATGGATACAGCGATGGAGATGGGTATCGCCGCTGCCCAGAATCTTATGCTCGATAACGTAGACGAAAGAGAGAAAGTGCAATTCATGCGTTCTGGGGATGAACTGATTGAGGTAAGTTCTATAACAACATAG
- a CDS encoding bacteriocin family protein has protein sequence MLSKYKTLHGLAGVIALLVTFCFSPWGSSVFAACTKENDCFSCHTAQELRKVHKNCQYLEQGCLACHKAPVVSSDLAKEGGAPYGCSQGETSPGMKEARCAEITSEVHLGTEDWAKLQRTVHETVEGHRVGRKFIEVYGPLGTGAQCVPLDTYAIPSWANVDMLGEGNEAIHSLKREIAHIPLIYKDFWLFWRDIEARKKCETPLDVSAAVGAAIAAAAREDDLIFHGLPEMGMSGLLNANGRNILKLSDWSVIGNGFQDIVSAVEKLRSSGFSPPYALVVSPKLYALLHKVYERTGKLEIEGVKELVKGGVYQSPVFKKDVALVVATGRQNLDLAVGINFKVEYWGSQDLNHRFRVVGSSVLRIKCPQAICTLE, from the coding sequence ATGCTAAGTAAATATAAAACGTTGCATGGTTTGGCAGGGGTTATTGCCTTACTCGTAACATTCTGTTTTTCACCATGGGGTTCATCTGTTTTTGCTGCGTGTACGAAAGAAAATGACTGCTTTTCGTGTCACACAGCACAGGAATTAAGAAAGGTCCATAAAAATTGTCAATACCTGGAGCAGGGCTGTCTTGCATGCCATAAAGCGCCAGTTGTTTCATCTGATTTAGCAAAGGAAGGGGGAGCGCCTTATGGTTGTTCACAAGGGGAGACATCCCCGGGGATGAAAGAGGCAAGATGTGCAGAAATTACATCTGAAGTGCATCTTGGTACCGAAGACTGGGCAAAATTGCAGCGTACAGTCCACGAGACGGTTGAAGGGCATCGTGTGGGAAGAAAGTTTATCGAGGTTTACGGTCCATTAGGAACAGGCGCTCAATGTGTACCTCTTGATACCTATGCAATACCCTCCTGGGCAAATGTTGATATGTTGGGCGAGGGAAACGAAGCCATACATTCCCTGAAAAGAGAAATTGCACACATACCTCTTATTTACAAAGATTTTTGGCTCTTCTGGAGGGATATAGAGGCAAGGAAAAAGTGTGAGACTCCATTGGATGTAAGCGCTGCGGTGGGCGCCGCAATAGCTGCTGCCGCCAGGGAAGACGATCTTATATTTCATGGCCTGCCGGAAATGGGTATGTCGGGACTTTTAAATGCTAACGGAAGGAATATCCTGAAGCTTAGTGACTGGTCGGTAATAGGGAATGGTTTTCAGGATATTGTATCGGCTGTGGAAAAACTAAGGAGTTCGGGTTTTTCCCCTCCTTATGCCCTCGTTGTGAGTCCAAAACTTTACGCCCTCCTCCATAAGGTTTATGAGCGTACAGGGAAATTAGAAATAGAAGGGGTAAAGGAGTTGGTAAAAGGGGGCGTATATCAAAGTCCGGTATTCAAAAAGGATGTTGCCCTTGTTGTAGCGACTGGCAGACAAAACCTGGATTTGGCGGTAGGGATTAATTTTAAGGTAGAGTACTGGGGCTCTCAGGATTTGAATCACCGGTTCAGGGTTGTTGGGAGTTCAGTGCTGAGAATTAAATGCCCTCAAGCCATTTGCACACTGGAGTAA
- a CDS encoding glycosyltransferase encodes MDLTVQPLVSVVTPVHNGEKYLAECIESVLAQTYQNWEYLIVNNQSTDHTLAIAHDYSKKDKRIHIYNNNHFLNVLQNHNHAFRLISHESKYCKVVHADDWIFPECLTKMVELAEKHPSIGVVGSYRLDNVKVNCDGIPYTVTVISGQEICRSIILGAQCIFGSPTTTLIRSDAIRSRKFFYNENNFHADKEACFDVLQNYDFGFVHQVLSFTRRHNRTITSFAGKFNTSFLGNLIILKKYGSLYLNEEEYKKTLRKWRMKYYRFFIKSFFSKRKKRILELYYKVGLEEIGFPVTPVKLLKALFVHYLVKSFI; translated from the coding sequence ATGGACTTAACTGTACAACCTTTAGTCAGCGTAGTAACACCTGTACATAACGGTGAAAAGTATTTAGCGGAATGTATTGAAAGTGTATTAGCACAAACATACCAGAATTGGGAATATCTCATTGTAAATAATCAGAGTACAGATCATACCTTAGCTATAGCGCATGATTATTCAAAAAAAGATAAACGGATACATATTTATAATAATAACCACTTTTTAAATGTTCTTCAGAATCACAACCACGCATTTCGCCTTATATCTCATGAGAGTAAATATTGCAAAGTGGTACATGCTGATGATTGGATATTTCCGGAATGTTTGACAAAAATGGTAGAGCTTGCCGAGAAGCATCCTTCTATAGGTGTTGTAGGGTCTTATCGCCTCGACAACGTTAAGGTAAATTGTGATGGAATTCCCTATACCGTCACTGTTATATCAGGACAGGAAATATGCAGGTCTATCATACTTGGTGCCCAATGTATTTTTGGTTCACCAACAACAACATTAATACGGTCTGATGCTATAAGAAGTCGTAAATTCTTTTATAATGAAAATAATTTCCATGCTGATAAAGAAGCTTGCTTTGATGTTCTGCAGAACTATGATTTTGGCTTTGTACATCAAGTCCTTTCGTTTACGAGGAGACATAATAGGACGATAACTTCGTTTGCAGGGAAATTTAACACATCCTTTTTAGGAAACCTTATTATCCTGAAAAAATATGGTTCTCTCTACTTAAATGAAGAAGAATACAAAAAAACACTTAGGAAGTGGAGAATGAAGTATTATAGATTTTTTATTAAAAGTTTTTTTTCTAAGAGAAAGAAAAGAATTTTAGAATTATATTATAAGGTTGGGCTAGAAGAAATCGGGTTTCCTGTTACTCCGGTAAAATTATTGAAGGCATTGTTTGTACATTATCTTGTCAAAAGTTTTATCTAA